The Virgibacillus siamensis sequence CAGATTAATAAAGTGTTCCCCCCGCTTACGGTCATGATCCAAAAAGCAGGCAATGCCGAAAAGCCTGTAATCAGACTTCCATACCAATAGGTCCGTGTCCTACCTACACGATCTGAAATATAGCCGAATATTGGAATGAAGAAACACATTACAAATGACGCTATCGATACACCAAGAAGGGCTACATCACGGGAAATATCGATGTTATTTACAAGGAATGTTATGGAAAACACACCCATAACATTGAAAAAAACTCCGTCAATATACCTTGCTCCCATACCTGCTAGAACATTTCCGACATTTCCTTTCCACATGTCCTTAAAAGGAACACTTGATTCCGTATTTTGTTTTTTAACCTTTTGGAATTCGGGTGTTTCCGATACTTTCAACCGGATATATAAACCTAAAAACACCAATACAACACTGACGCCGAAAGCAATACGCCAACCCCAAACCATAAACTGACTATTTGTCAATATGGTTGAGATCAAGCCTACAATACCGGACGAAAGCAGCAGCCCTATCGATAAACCAATCTGAGGCAAACTGGCAAAAAATCCCCGCTTGGAAGGATGGGCAAATTCAAAGGTCATCAACACGGCTCCTCCCCATTCTCCGCCAACTGCAAGTCCCTGCAGCATGCGTAAAACAAGAAGAATAATTGGTGCCC is a genomic window containing:
- a CDS encoding MFS transporter; its protein translation is MSTPDSKMIRRVVASSMIGATIEWYDFFLYGVLAGIVLNHLYFPSGDPVISTILAFATFAIGFVMRPLGGIIIGHFGDKIGRKSMLILTLTVMGIATGLIAFLPTYEQIGIWAPIILLVLRMLQGLAVGGEWGGAVLMTFEFAHPSKRGFFASLPQIGLSIGLLLSSGIVGLISTILTNSQFMVWGWRIAFGVSVVLVFLGLYIRLKVSETPEFQKVKKQNTESSVPFKDMWKGNVGNVLAGMGARYIDGVFFNVMGVFSITFLVNNIDISRDVALLGVSIASFVMCFFIPIFGYISDRVGRTRTYWYGSLITGFSALPAFWIMTVSGGNTLLIWLSIIIPFGIFYAAVYGPEAALFAELFEPRVRYTGMSFVYQFSGIFSSGITPMIATYLIALNGGSPYLLVAYVIFAGIVSAVSARWIYNKQNQVTGVKGKNGTMSI